The following coding sequences lie in one Arachis hypogaea cultivar Tifrunner chromosome 4, arahy.Tifrunner.gnm2.J5K5, whole genome shotgun sequence genomic window:
- the LOC112797402 gene encoding uncharacterized protein, translating to MGGGGAADHGHGAHGGDFRSKVWSMTGGPYCRPKHWRRNTAIAMFGVFLICVPLAMKSAELEQRPHHPVRPIPSQIWCKNFGTKDYKDFE from the exons ATGGGAGGAGGCGGAGCTGCAGATCACGGCCATGGAGCTCATGGAGGAGATTTCAGGAGCAAAGTATGGAGCATGACCGGAGGCCCTTACTGCCGCCCTAAGCACTGGAGGCGCAACACCGCCATAGCCATGTTCGGCGTCTTCCTCATCTGTGTCCCACTCGCTATGAAATCCGCGGAGCTCGAG CAACGGCCACATCACCCTGTTCGGCCGATCCCTTCCCAAATCTGGTGCAAGAACTTTGGAACTAAAGACTATAAAGACTTTGAATGA
- the LOC112797403 gene encoding NAD-dependent malic enzyme 59 kDa isoform, mitochondrial isoform X1, whose product MWKLARFAATSLARSRRFSTAIPGPCMVHKRGADILHDPWFNKDTGFPLTERDRLGLRGLLPPRVISFEHQYERFMNSYRSLEKNTRGQSDKFISLAKWRILNRLHDRNETLYYRVLIDNIKEFAPIIYTPTVGLVCQNYSGLYRRPRGMYFSAKDKGEMMSMIYNWPANQVDMIVLTDGSRILGLGDLGVQGIGIPIGKLDMYVAAAGMNPQRILPVMLDVGTNNQKLLEDPLYLGVRQPRLEGEEYLAVVDEFMEAVHARWPKAIVQFEDFQMKWAFETLYRYRKKFCMFNDDIQGTAGVALAGLLGTVRAQGRPLSDFVNQKIVVVGAGSAGLGVLKMAVQAVSRMSGCSETAAKSQFYLIDKNGLVTTERSNLDPAAVPFAKHQSDLEGLAEGASIIEVVKKIKPHVLVGLSGVGGIFNEEVLKAMRESVSTKPAIFAMSNPTMNAECTATDAFNHAGENIVFASGSPFENVNLGDGKFGHVNQANNMYLFPGIGLGTLLSGARLITDGMLQEAAECLASYMTEEDIHKGILYPSIDCIRNVTAEVGAAVLRAAVVEGLAEGHGDVGSKELAHMSKEDTVGYVRENMWFPEYSPLVHEK is encoded by the exons ATGTGGAAGCTCGCACGATTCGCCGCAACAAGTTTGGCCCGATCGCGGCGGTTCTCGACGGCGATTCCAGGTCCGTGCATGGTTCACAAGCGCGGTGCAGATATCCTGCACGATCCATGGTTCAACAAG GATACTGGGTTTCCCTTGACTGAAAGGGATCGGTTGGGGCTTCGGGGTCTCCTTCCTCCTCGTGTCATATCATTCGAGCACCAATATGAACGTTTCA TGAATTCATACAGGTCCTTGGAGAAGAACACCCGGGGCCAATCAGATAAATTTATTTCCTTAGCGAAATGGAGAATCTTAAATAGACTGCATGACAGGAATGAGACTCTGTACTACAGA GTTCTTATTGATAATATTAAAGAGTTTGCTCCAATAATCTATACTCCTACAGTTGGATTAGTGTGTCAAAATTATTCAGGGTTATATAGGCGCCCACGTGGAATGTATTTTAGTGCCAAAGATAAAGGAGAGATGATGTCGATGATCTATAACTGGCCTGCAAATCAG GTAGATATGATTGTCTTGACAGATGGTAGTCGTATTCTTGGCTTAGGTGACCTTGGAGTTCAAGGCATTGGAATACCAATAGGAAAACTTGATATGTATGTTGCTGCTGCTGGTATGAACCCACAGAGA ATACTTCCAGTTATGTTAGATGTTGGCACAAACAATCAAAAGCTACTTGAAGATCCACTTT ATTTGGGAGTTCGACAACCTAGGTTGGAAGGTGAAGAGTACCTAGCAGTTGTGGATGAATTCATGGAAGCTGTCCATGCTCGTTGGCCTAAGGCTATTGTGCAG TTTGAAGATTTCCAAATGAAGTGGGCTTTTGAAACTTTGTACCGATATCGCAAAAAGTTTTGTATGTTTAATGATGATATTCAG GGCACTGCTGGTGTTGCACTTGCCGGATTACTGGGAACTGTAAGAGCCCAAGGTCGACCATTGTCTGATTTTGTGAATCAAAAGATAGTTGTGGTTGGAGCTGGGAG TGCAGGTCTTGGTGTTCTTAAGATGGCTGTCCAGGCAGTTTCAAGGATGTCCGGGTGCAGTGAAACAGCTGCCAAAAGTCAATTCTATTTAATTGATAAGAAT GGTCTTGTCACAACAGAAAGGAGCAATCTAGATCCGGCTGCAGTTCCCTTTGCTAAACACCAAAGTGACCTAGAAGGTCTTGCAGAGGGTGCTAGTATAATTGAAGTG GTTAAGAAGATTAAGCCACATGTGCTTGTTGGATTGTCTGGGGTTGGTGGTATTTTCAATGAGGAG GTGCTTAAGGCAATGAGAGAATCTGTTTCGACAAAACCTGCTATCTTTGCAATGTCTAATCCCACAATGAATG CTGAATGCACTGCTACTGATGCTTTTAACCATGCGGGAGAAAATATAGTGTTTGCCAGTGGAAGCCCTTTCGAAAATGTAAATCTTG GTGATGGAAAATTTGGCCACGTAAATCAAGCCAACAACATGTACCTGTTCCCAGG GATTGGTTTGGGAACACTTCTGTCAGGTGCTCGTCTCATAACAGATGGAATGTTGCAGGAAGCAGCTGAATG TCTTGCTTCATACATGACTGAGGAAGATATCCATAAAGGAATTTTGTATCCATCAATTGATTG TATACGGAACGTTACAGCAGAGGTTGGGGCTGCTGTTCTAAGAGCAGCAGTTGTAGAAGGGCTGGCTGAAGGACATGGTGATGTAGGATCAAAAGAACTTGCACACATGTCAAAA GAGGATACAGTAGGGTACGTTAGAGAAAACATGTGGTTCCCTGAGTATAGCCCCCTTGTTCATGAGAAGTAA
- the LOC112797403 gene encoding NAD-dependent malic enzyme 2, mitochondrial isoform X2, with translation MYFSAKDKGEMMSMIYNWPANQVDMIVLTDGSRILGLGDLGVQGIGIPIGKLDMYVAAAGMNPQRILPVMLDVGTNNQKLLEDPLYLGVRQPRLEGEEYLAVVDEFMEAVHARWPKAIVQFEDFQMKWAFETLYRYRKKFCMFNDDIQGTAGVALAGLLGTVRAQGRPLSDFVNQKIVVVGAGSAGLGVLKMAVQAVSRMSGCSETAAKSQFYLIDKNGLVTTERSNLDPAAVPFAKHQSDLEGLAEGASIIEVVKKIKPHVLVGLSGVGGIFNEEVLKAMRESVSTKPAIFAMSNPTMNAECTATDAFNHAGENIVFASGSPFENVNLGDGKFGHVNQANNMYLFPGIGLGTLLSGARLITDGMLQEAAECLASYMTEEDIHKGILYPSIDCIRNVTAEVGAAVLRAAVVEGLAEGHGDVGSKELAHMSKEDTVGYVRENMWFPEYSPLVHEK, from the exons ATGTATTTTAGTGCCAAAGATAAAGGAGAGATGATGTCGATGATCTATAACTGGCCTGCAAATCAG GTAGATATGATTGTCTTGACAGATGGTAGTCGTATTCTTGGCTTAGGTGACCTTGGAGTTCAAGGCATTGGAATACCAATAGGAAAACTTGATATGTATGTTGCTGCTGCTGGTATGAACCCACAGAGA ATACTTCCAGTTATGTTAGATGTTGGCACAAACAATCAAAAGCTACTTGAAGATCCACTTT ATTTGGGAGTTCGACAACCTAGGTTGGAAGGTGAAGAGTACCTAGCAGTTGTGGATGAATTCATGGAAGCTGTCCATGCTCGTTGGCCTAAGGCTATTGTGCAG TTTGAAGATTTCCAAATGAAGTGGGCTTTTGAAACTTTGTACCGATATCGCAAAAAGTTTTGTATGTTTAATGATGATATTCAG GGCACTGCTGGTGTTGCACTTGCCGGATTACTGGGAACTGTAAGAGCCCAAGGTCGACCATTGTCTGATTTTGTGAATCAAAAGATAGTTGTGGTTGGAGCTGGGAG TGCAGGTCTTGGTGTTCTTAAGATGGCTGTCCAGGCAGTTTCAAGGATGTCCGGGTGCAGTGAAACAGCTGCCAAAAGTCAATTCTATTTAATTGATAAGAAT GGTCTTGTCACAACAGAAAGGAGCAATCTAGATCCGGCTGCAGTTCCCTTTGCTAAACACCAAAGTGACCTAGAAGGTCTTGCAGAGGGTGCTAGTATAATTGAAGTG GTTAAGAAGATTAAGCCACATGTGCTTGTTGGATTGTCTGGGGTTGGTGGTATTTTCAATGAGGAG GTGCTTAAGGCAATGAGAGAATCTGTTTCGACAAAACCTGCTATCTTTGCAATGTCTAATCCCACAATGAATG CTGAATGCACTGCTACTGATGCTTTTAACCATGCGGGAGAAAATATAGTGTTTGCCAGTGGAAGCCCTTTCGAAAATGTAAATCTTG GTGATGGAAAATTTGGCCACGTAAATCAAGCCAACAACATGTACCTGTTCCCAGG GATTGGTTTGGGAACACTTCTGTCAGGTGCTCGTCTCATAACAGATGGAATGTTGCAGGAAGCAGCTGAATG TCTTGCTTCATACATGACTGAGGAAGATATCCATAAAGGAATTTTGTATCCATCAATTGATTG TATACGGAACGTTACAGCAGAGGTTGGGGCTGCTGTTCTAAGAGCAGCAGTTGTAGAAGGGCTGGCTGAAGGACATGGTGATGTAGGATCAAAAGAACTTGCACACATGTCAAAA GAGGATACAGTAGGGTACGTTAGAGAAAACATGTGGTTCCCTGAGTATAGCCCCCTTGTTCATGAGAAGTAA
- the LOC112797403 gene encoding NAD-dependent malic enzyme 2, mitochondrial isoform X3 has translation MVDMIVLTDGSRILGLGDLGVQGIGIPIGKLDMYVAAAGMNPQRILPVMLDVGTNNQKLLEDPLYLGVRQPRLEGEEYLAVVDEFMEAVHARWPKAIVQFEDFQMKWAFETLYRYRKKFCMFNDDIQGTAGVALAGLLGTVRAQGRPLSDFVNQKIVVVGAGSAGLGVLKMAVQAVSRMSGCSETAAKSQFYLIDKNGLVTTERSNLDPAAVPFAKHQSDLEGLAEGASIIEVVKKIKPHVLVGLSGVGGIFNEEVLKAMRESVSTKPAIFAMSNPTMNAECTATDAFNHAGENIVFASGSPFENVNLGDGKFGHVNQANNMYLFPGIGLGTLLSGARLITDGMLQEAAECLASYMTEEDIHKGILYPSIDCIRNVTAEVGAAVLRAAVVEGLAEGHGDVGSKELAHMSKEDTVGYVRENMWFPEYSPLVHEK, from the exons ATG GTAGATATGATTGTCTTGACAGATGGTAGTCGTATTCTTGGCTTAGGTGACCTTGGAGTTCAAGGCATTGGAATACCAATAGGAAAACTTGATATGTATGTTGCTGCTGCTGGTATGAACCCACAGAGA ATACTTCCAGTTATGTTAGATGTTGGCACAAACAATCAAAAGCTACTTGAAGATCCACTTT ATTTGGGAGTTCGACAACCTAGGTTGGAAGGTGAAGAGTACCTAGCAGTTGTGGATGAATTCATGGAAGCTGTCCATGCTCGTTGGCCTAAGGCTATTGTGCAG TTTGAAGATTTCCAAATGAAGTGGGCTTTTGAAACTTTGTACCGATATCGCAAAAAGTTTTGTATGTTTAATGATGATATTCAG GGCACTGCTGGTGTTGCACTTGCCGGATTACTGGGAACTGTAAGAGCCCAAGGTCGACCATTGTCTGATTTTGTGAATCAAAAGATAGTTGTGGTTGGAGCTGGGAG TGCAGGTCTTGGTGTTCTTAAGATGGCTGTCCAGGCAGTTTCAAGGATGTCCGGGTGCAGTGAAACAGCTGCCAAAAGTCAATTCTATTTAATTGATAAGAAT GGTCTTGTCACAACAGAAAGGAGCAATCTAGATCCGGCTGCAGTTCCCTTTGCTAAACACCAAAGTGACCTAGAAGGTCTTGCAGAGGGTGCTAGTATAATTGAAGTG GTTAAGAAGATTAAGCCACATGTGCTTGTTGGATTGTCTGGGGTTGGTGGTATTTTCAATGAGGAG GTGCTTAAGGCAATGAGAGAATCTGTTTCGACAAAACCTGCTATCTTTGCAATGTCTAATCCCACAATGAATG CTGAATGCACTGCTACTGATGCTTTTAACCATGCGGGAGAAAATATAGTGTTTGCCAGTGGAAGCCCTTTCGAAAATGTAAATCTTG GTGATGGAAAATTTGGCCACGTAAATCAAGCCAACAACATGTACCTGTTCCCAGG GATTGGTTTGGGAACACTTCTGTCAGGTGCTCGTCTCATAACAGATGGAATGTTGCAGGAAGCAGCTGAATG TCTTGCTTCATACATGACTGAGGAAGATATCCATAAAGGAATTTTGTATCCATCAATTGATTG TATACGGAACGTTACAGCAGAGGTTGGGGCTGCTGTTCTAAGAGCAGCAGTTGTAGAAGGGCTGGCTGAAGGACATGGTGATGTAGGATCAAAAGAACTTGCACACATGTCAAAA GAGGATACAGTAGGGTACGTTAGAGAAAACATGTGGTTCCCTGAGTATAGCCCCCTTGTTCATGAGAAGTAA